The Puntigrus tetrazona isolate hp1 chromosome 16, ASM1883169v1, whole genome shotgun sequence genome includes a region encoding these proteins:
- the LOC122359961 gene encoding RIIa domain-containing protein 1 isoform X2, which produces MAERNTLEKVDLGALSPEQQEKLHQFKVKTRIANEKYLTTHPEVEMLLSGFLRPTDIREFAADHFCDPGLPRKIQEQMNMQKK; this is translated from the exons ATGGCGGAGAGAAACACTCTGGAAAAAGTCGATTTGGGCGCTTTAAGTCCAGAGCAGCAGGAGAAGCTGCATCAGTTTAAG GTCAAGACACGGATagctaatgaaaaatatttaacgaCTCATCCGGAGGTGGAAATGTTACTGAGCGGCTTCTTAAG GCCTACAGATATTCGTGAATTTGCCGCAG ATCACTTCTGCGACCCAGGATTGCCAAGGAAAATTCAGGAGCAAATGAATATgcagaaaaagtga
- the LOC122359961 gene encoding RIIa domain-containing protein 1 isoform X1: MAERNTLEKVDLGALSPEQQEKLHQFKVKTRIANEKYLTTHPEVEMLLSGFLRGVFLNRPTDIREFAADHFCDPGLPRKIQEQMNMQKK, encoded by the exons ATGGCGGAGAGAAACACTCTGGAAAAAGTCGATTTGGGCGCTTTAAGTCCAGAGCAGCAGGAGAAGCTGCATCAGTTTAAG GTCAAGACACGGATagctaatgaaaaatatttaacgaCTCATCCGGAGGTGGAAATGTTACTGAGCGGCTTCTTAAG GGGTGTGTTTCTAAACAGGCCTACAGATATTCGTGAATTTGCCGCAG ATCACTTCTGCGACCCAGGATTGCCAAGGAAAATTCAGGAGCAAATGAATATgcagaaaaagtga